In Candidatus Bathyarchaeota archaeon, one DNA window encodes the following:
- a CDS encoding NADH-quinone oxidoreductase subunit L, protein MNPVAALTPLETLLKYPGPWLAWILPMIGALTMPLFGRLGDKIRDYAAVAWGLTSVVSAASMIPWLFTGNWPGDIKLTTWITFPGGNPLSVGVLVDPLSIIITNVVAFISFLILVYSTEYMQGDKHLTRFWFFFLYFVGSMLLLVLSDNLIQTMLGWEGVGICSYGLIGYYFRDAKNRWLGGPPPHKMFPPSHAGMKAFVVTGIGDVFILGAIFVIFNYAGTLNYVELIETAHVWLPQIAAVPGLLAITAIFFLAGPIGKSAQFPFHEWLPEAMAGPTSVSALIHAATMVKAGVYLVARMSPIFYLGTWEMHIPEAQVFFIVIAIVGAFTTFMAASQALVSVELKKILAYSTVSQIGYMMLALGISGLSEGAYVAGITAGVFHLMSHALFKAALFLGAGSVIHAIHTIYTFNMGGLKKYMPITFILMIIATASLAGVPPLSGFWSKDAVFISALIANTPLSRTLLVVGAISAAMTLLYSIRYMMITFAGVESKHIKDMKHHGHEPHEAPKIMWVPIAILVGLVCVVGLLGLIGFFVPSLSPELFIEHQIDNMLHHMEIPLHTHHLEFTTTLTAWGTSAAMLLIGLILGWIFYLSRKKDSWAFVSGNPVLRPLHTFFFNRWYMNSAYYAVFVYGLIDFAKVVYASLESLVFDKIGTFISGSMIEFGKVLNVFETKVYVPGINQDLVNVFVKGSNTMYDNLENLIDMVFNRAVPSAMTGFHNRVKKLQSGVLSHNIIYMVILFLVLILGFGLSLMNGG, encoded by the coding sequence ATGAATCCTGTCGCAGCGTTGACTCCACTTGAAACTCTCCTAAAATACCCAGGTCCATGGCTTGCCTGGATCCTCCCCATGATCGGCGCCTTAACTATGCCCCTCTTCGGGAGACTGGGTGATAAGATAAGGGACTACGCGGCCGTTGCTTGGGGCCTAACATCGGTCGTGTCGGCGGCATCCATGATCCCGTGGTTGTTCACTGGCAACTGGCCCGGAGACATCAAATTGACGACTTGGATTACCTTCCCAGGCGGAAATCCCTTATCTGTCGGAGTTTTGGTAGACCCGTTAAGCATAATTATTACCAATGTGGTCGCGTTCATCTCGTTTCTTATCCTTGTCTATTCAACAGAATACATGCAGGGAGACAAGCATCTCACGAGGTTTTGGTTCTTCTTCCTCTATTTCGTCGGGAGCATGCTTCTGCTCGTCCTATCCGATAATCTCATCCAGACTATGCTTGGCTGGGAAGGAGTCGGCATCTGCAGCTATGGCCTTATTGGCTACTACTTTAGGGATGCAAAGAATCGGTGGCTCGGTGGACCACCACCTCACAAGATGTTTCCGCCGTCTCATGCCGGTATGAAGGCATTCGTGGTGACGGGAATCGGGGATGTTTTCATCCTGGGAGCAATATTCGTCATCTTCAACTACGCCGGCACTCTGAACTATGTGGAGCTTATCGAGACCGCACACGTATGGCTACCCCAAATCGCTGCTGTTCCTGGCCTACTCGCCATCACGGCGATCTTTTTCCTCGCTGGCCCCATCGGTAAGTCTGCCCAATTCCCCTTTCATGAATGGCTACCCGAGGCTATGGCAGGTCCCACCTCTGTTTCCGCCCTAATCCATGCGGCCACAATGGTAAAGGCTGGAGTCTACCTCGTCGCTAGGATGTCTCCAATATTCTACTTGGGCACCTGGGAGATGCATATTCCCGAGGCCCAGGTGTTCTTCATAGTAATAGCAATCGTAGGGGCATTCACCACCTTCATGGCTGCCTCTCAGGCACTCGTCTCCGTTGAGTTGAAAAAGATCCTAGCATACTCAACGGTGAGCCAGATCGGCTATATGATGCTGGCCCTCGGAATATCAGGCCTGAGCGAGGGTGCATATGTAGCCGGTATAACGGCGGGGGTCTTCCACCTGATGAGCCACGCCCTTTTCAAGGCAGCTCTCTTTCTTGGCGCCGGATCCGTCATCCATGCGATACATACTATCTACACCTTCAACATGGGTGGTCTCAAAAAATATATGCCCATCACGTTCATCTTGATGATCATCGCGACCGCATCCCTGGCCGGGGTCCCGCCACTGAGCGGGTTCTGGAGCAAGGACGCCGTCTTCATTTCAGCTTTGATCGCCAACACGCCCTTATCGCGGACTTTGCTGGTCGTTGGAGCCATAAGCGCTGCGATGACCTTACTCTATAGTATCAGGTACATGATGATCACTTTCGCCGGCGTCGAGAGCAAACACATTAAGGATATGAAGCATCACGGCCACGAGCCCCACGAGGCTCCGAAGATCATGTGGGTGCCCATTGCCATCCTTGTCGGCCTCGTTTGCGTTGTTGGGCTCTTGGGTTTAATCGGTTTCTTCGTGCCAAGCTTGTCCCCCGAGCTTTTCATTGAGCATCAGATCGATAATATGCTCCATCACATGGAGATACCCCTTCACACCCACCACCTAGAGTTCACGACCACTCTGACCGCCTGGGGCACTTCAGCGGCGATGCTCCTAATAGGTCTAATCCTAGGCTGGATCTTCTATCTTTCAAGGAAAAAGGACTCTTGGGCGTTTGTATCAGGGAATCCCGTCCTCCGTCCCCTTCACACATTCTTCTTCAATCGATGGTACATGAATTCCGCCTACTACGCCGTGTTCGTCTATGGACTTATTGACTTTGCGAAGGTGGTCTATGCAAGCCTTGAGAGCCTGGTCTTCGACAAGATTGGCACTTTCATAAGCGGTTCAATGATTGAATTCGGTAAGGTGCTCAACGTATTTGAGACAAAAGTCTATGTCCCAGGGATAAACCAAGACCTTGTCAACGTCTTCGTGAAGGGCAGCAACACTATGTACGATAACTTGGAAAATCTAATAGACATGGTTTTCAACCGTGCTGTCCCATCCGCTATGACCGGATTCCATAATCGAGTTAAGAAACTCCAGTCCGGAGTCTTATCTCACAACATTATATACATGGTGATCCTATTCCTAGTTCTGATTCTAGGATTCGGATTATCTCTAATGAATGGAGGATAA